In the Gymnodinialimonas sp. 202GB13-11 genome, one interval contains:
- a CDS encoding glycosyltransferase family 2 protein: protein MARAAPRARALARRASGQTSKHHDEAAHLSALLQVRGLITPADLARAERAQRGTSLPLGQVLLTQGAISEAELLSALTHMYGVGLADFDVTPPDRSLAPLLPAKAAIAHEAVIWQRSGSTLVIATSRPDRMEELRAALPPGTRILKALAARAQVIEAQRRVYGPRLAREAEARVPARHSCRSWRGSTLTRIFLAAVGAIAIGLLTAPQAVTVVVFGLAIGVFAANSALKIAALIASVRAASGQDEPPEVESQFLHLPTVSMIVPLFREPEVAGALVDRLRQIDYPHERLDVLLAIEEEDPLTLSALRMGTLPPWMRAVIVPRGHPQTKPRALNYVLNYARGDIVGIYDAEDRPEPDQIRRVVQRFAEVPQDVACLQGRLDYYNARHNWLSRMFTAEYAAWFRVLLPGVQRLGLVVPLGGTTLFLRRDIVEQVGAWDAHNVTEDAELGLRLARAGYKTEIVDTTTFEEANAAIGPWIRQRSRWLKGYLMTWGAAMRRPSELWRELGPWRFCALQVQFLGAVLGFLLAPLLWSFTVKLFGVWHPLDAVLSPKGCLILGGAMLAGLILSIAVSLYACRAPHLRHLRPMTPLVEPYYLFGTVAAWVGLVEVMAKPFFWAKTTHGAFGGSDADHSADNGTADKQLHAAE, encoded by the coding sequence ATGGCCCGCGCGGCGCCGCGTGCGCGCGCGCTTGCCCGAAGGGCGTCCGGGCAAACCTCCAAACATCACGACGAAGCCGCGCATTTGTCGGCCCTTTTGCAGGTCCGTGGCCTGATCACGCCCGCCGATCTCGCCCGGGCCGAGCGCGCACAGCGTGGCACATCCCTGCCGCTCGGCCAGGTCCTTCTGACACAAGGTGCGATCAGCGAGGCAGAGCTTCTGTCCGCCCTCACCCATATGTACGGCGTCGGGCTGGCCGATTTTGACGTCACTCCACCGGACCGCAGCCTTGCGCCGCTCCTGCCCGCCAAAGCAGCCATCGCCCATGAAGCCGTGATCTGGCAACGCAGCGGCTCCACCCTTGTCATTGCCACCAGTCGCCCCGACCGCATGGAAGAACTGCGCGCAGCCCTGCCACCCGGAACGCGCATTCTCAAGGCTCTAGCCGCCCGTGCGCAAGTGATCGAGGCGCAACGCCGTGTCTATGGCCCGCGCCTTGCGCGCGAGGCCGAGGCCCGCGTGCCGGCCCGCCATTCCTGTCGGTCTTGGCGCGGAAGCACGCTCACACGCATCTTTTTGGCCGCGGTGGGTGCTATTGCCATTGGCCTTCTGACCGCGCCCCAAGCCGTTACCGTGGTTGTCTTCGGGTTGGCGATTGGCGTGTTCGCCGCCAACAGTGCATTGAAGATCGCAGCCCTGATCGCTTCCGTCCGCGCGGCCTCCGGCCAAGACGAGCCGCCTGAGGTCGAAAGCCAGTTTCTGCACTTGCCCACCGTCTCGATGATCGTGCCCCTGTTCCGTGAACCGGAAGTGGCCGGTGCGCTCGTCGACCGCTTGCGCCAGATCGACTATCCGCATGAACGGCTTGATGTGCTACTGGCCATTGAAGAGGAAGACCCCCTTACCCTGTCGGCCCTGCGCATGGGCACGTTGCCGCCCTGGATGCGGGCTGTGATCGTGCCACGCGGCCACCCACAGACCAAGCCGCGCGCATTGAATTACGTGCTGAACTATGCCCGCGGCGACATTGTGGGGATCTACGACGCAGAAGACCGGCCCGAGCCGGACCAGATCCGCCGCGTTGTGCAGCGCTTTGCCGAGGTGCCGCAAGACGTCGCCTGCCTGCAGGGGCGGCTCGACTACTACAATGCCCGGCACAACTGGCTGAGCCGCATGTTCACTGCCGAATATGCCGCGTGGTTCCGCGTGCTGCTGCCTGGGGTGCAGCGCCTTGGGCTTGTGGTGCCCCTTGGCGGCACCACCCTGTTCCTGCGCCGCGATATCGTGGAACAGGTCGGCGCTTGGGATGCCCATAACGTGACGGAGGACGCCGAACTGGGCCTGCGGCTTGCACGGGCCGGTTACAAGACCGAGATCGTGGACACGACCACATTCGAAGAAGCCAATGCCGCCATCGGCCCGTGGATCCGCCAACGCTCTCGCTGGTTGAAGGGTTACCTGATGACATGGGGGGCCGCGATGCGCCGCCCGTCCGAGCTTTGGCGCGAATTGGGCCCCTGGCGGTTCTGCGCCCTGCAAGTTCAGTTTCTGGGGGCGGTGCTTGGCTTTCTTTTGGCGCCCTTGCTTTGGAGCTTTACGGTCAAATTGTTCGGTGTTTGGCACCCGCTGGATGCGGTGCTGTCGCCTAAGGGCTGCCTTATCCTCGGCGGGGCGATGCTGGCGGGCCTCATCCTGTCTATTGCCGTCTCTCTCTACGCCTGCCGCGCCCCGCATTTGCGCCATCTACGCCCCATGACGCCGCTGGTCGAACCCTACTACCTGTTCGGCACCGTTGCCGCTTGGGTTGGATTGGTGGAGGTGATGGCCAAGCCTTTCTTCTGGGCCAAAACGACCCACGGCGCATTTGGCGGATCAGACGCGGATCACAGCGCCGACAACGGCACCGCCGACAAACAACTTCACGCCGCTGAGTGA
- a CDS encoding GntR family transcriptional regulator has product MSDVSQRDAYAMILDAIDAGVYRPGARLVESELAERFGVSRTPIREALQRLETQSLLTRDGRSLIVASLDHGQMAELYTVRQELEGLAARLAAKHAASEEVAVLRDMVEQDRALLGDPQALSRANKRFHHQIHLASHNRYLVQQLDLVYRSMALMARTSLAAEGRGEDALAEHEAIVDAIADQDGDRAAEALKSHLSTAFKVRLKEEAQGA; this is encoded by the coding sequence ATGAGCGACGTCAGCCAGAGAGACGCCTATGCGATGATCTTGGATGCGATTGATGCGGGCGTGTATCGCCCCGGCGCGCGTCTGGTGGAAAGCGAGTTGGCGGAGCGTTTTGGCGTTAGCCGCACGCCGATCCGCGAAGCGTTGCAACGGCTTGAAACGCAATCGCTTTTGACGCGGGACGGCCGTTCGCTGATTGTGGCCTCGCTGGACCATGGGCAGATGGCGGAGCTTTATACCGTCCGGCAGGAGTTGGAGGGGCTGGCCGCGCGGCTGGCCGCCAAACATGCCGCCTCAGAGGAGGTCGCCGTCTTGCGCGATATGGTCGAACAGGATCGCGCGCTTCTGGGTGATCCGCAGGCGCTTTCTCGCGCCAACAAACGCTTCCATCACCAGATCCATCTGGCCTCGCACAACCGCTATCTCGTGCAGCAATTGGACCTTGTTTATCGCTCCATGGCGCTGATGGCGCGCACCTCTTTGGCGGCGGAAGGCCGGGGCGAGGATGCGCTGGCGGAGCATGAGGCAATCGTGGACGCGATTGCCGATCAGGATGGCGACCGCGCAGCGGAGGCGCTGAAGTCGCATTTGTCGACCGCCTTTAAGGTGCGCCTGAAGGAAGAAGCACAAGGCGCGTGA
- a CDS encoding pyrimidine 5'-nucleotidase, with amino-acid sequence MAQLTDIETWVFDLDNTLYPPSMALFPQVNAKMTEWVMDTLGVSRAEADHLRHSYYAEHGTTLAGLMQNHAVDPEPYLVAVHDIDFSVLSPDPALARAIKALPGRKIIYTNGTAPYAEAVTAARGLSGLFDAIYGVEHAAYHPKPSSNAFETVFAIDGLSPNRAAMFEDEARNLAVPHAMGLTTIHVASERNPADHIHHHTSDLAPFLAALT; translated from the coding sequence ATGGCACAGCTCACAGACATCGAAACCTGGGTCTTCGACCTCGACAACACGCTTTATCCGCCAAGCATGGCGCTGTTTCCGCAGGTCAACGCGAAGATGACAGAGTGGGTGATGGACACGCTTGGCGTCAGCCGCGCCGAGGCCGACCATCTGCGCCACAGCTACTATGCGGAGCATGGGACAACGCTGGCCGGGCTGATGCAAAACCACGCCGTCGACCCTGAGCCATACCTTGTCGCCGTGCACGACATCGACTTTTCCGTCCTGTCGCCCGACCCGGCGCTTGCTCGGGCGATCAAGGCCCTGCCCGGCCGCAAGATCATCTATACAAACGGCACGGCACCATATGCCGAGGCCGTTACCGCCGCCCGTGGCCTCAGCGGCTTATTCGACGCAATCTACGGCGTGGAACACGCGGCCTATCATCCCAAACCCTCTTCCAACGCATTTGAGACCGTCTTCGCAATAGATGGCCTGTCGCCGAACCGTGCCGCGATGTTTGAAGATGAAGCCCGCAACCTTGCCGTCCCCCACGCGATGGGCCTGACCACGATCCACGTCGCGTCTGAACGTAATCCCGCAGACCACATCCACCACCACACAAGCGACCTCGCTCCCTTCCTCGCCGCACTCACCTAG
- a CDS encoding UbiH/UbiF family hydroxylase, which translates to MNDLQDIDIFVSGGGVAGLAATIAFAQAGFTTLCADPAPPITDRDSDGADLRTTAFLQPSQAFLNRIGLWPRLADHATPLQVMRIVDAGGPEPVARASHDFDAADISDAPFGWNLPNWLLRREMVAHIESLPNATFRPGTGTADVLTRATEARIRLSDGTRLRAKLIVAADGRNSPVREAVGVPVQTTRYGQKALAFAVTHDAPHGNVSTEIHRTGGPFTLVPLPDHEGRPCSAIVWMEPGPEAQRLAALPEPAFEAEMTERSAHLYGPLKLVSRRTIWPIISQKADRLTAERTALVAEAAHVVPPIGAQGLNMSLGDIEALLDQAEANRDDPGAADGLARYNRARWPEISARVAGVDALNRASMTESQPLRDMRMRALGVLHAATPVRKTLMRMGLGTKG; encoded by the coding sequence ATGAACGATTTGCAAGACATCGACATTTTCGTCTCGGGCGGCGGCGTGGCCGGGCTCGCGGCGACCATCGCCTTCGCACAAGCGGGCTTCACCACCCTGTGCGCCGACCCGGCCCCACCCATCACGGATCGCGACAGCGATGGCGCGGACTTGCGCACCACAGCCTTCCTGCAACCCAGCCAGGCCTTTCTGAACCGGATTGGCCTTTGGCCGCGCCTCGCCGACCATGCCACGCCATTGCAGGTCATGCGCATCGTCGATGCGGGCGGGCCCGAACCCGTTGCCCGCGCAAGCCACGACTTTGACGCCGCCGACATCTCGGACGCGCCGTTTGGCTGGAACCTGCCCAACTGGCTTTTGCGGCGTGAGATGGTGGCCCATATCGAGAGCCTGCCGAACGCCACCTTCCGCCCCGGCACCGGCACGGCGGACGTGCTGACCCGCGCGACCGAGGCGCGCATCCGCCTGAGCGACGGCACACGCCTGCGTGCCAAGCTGATCGTCGCCGCAGATGGCCGCAACTCCCCGGTGCGCGAGGCCGTGGGCGTGCCCGTGCAAACAACGCGCTATGGCCAAAAGGCACTGGCCTTTGCCGTCACCCATGACGCGCCGCACGGCAATGTCTCGACCGAGATCCATCGCACCGGCGGCCCGTTCACACTGGTCCCGCTGCCTGACCATGAAGGCCGGCCCTGTTCGGCCATTGTCTGGATGGAACCCGGGCCCGAGGCGCAGCGGCTGGCCGCCCTGCCCGAGCCTGCATTCGAGGCCGAGATGACAGAACGCTCCGCCCATCTCTACGGCCCGCTGAAACTCGTTTCCCGCCGCACGATCTGGCCGATCATTAGCCAAAAGGCAGACCGCCTGACGGCTGAGCGCACAGCCTTGGTGGCCGAAGCCGCCCATGTTGTCCCACCGATCGGCGCACAGGGCCTGAATATGAGCCTGGGCGATATCGAAGCCCTATTGGATCAAGCCGAAGCCAATCGCGACGATCCCGGTGCGGCAGACGGGCTGGCCCGATACAACCGGGCGCGCTGGCCTGAAATCTCAGCCCGCGTGGCCGGGGTCGATGCGCTCAACCGTGCCTCAATGACGGAAAGTCAGCCTCTGCGTGACATGCGCATGCGCGCGCTGGGGGTCCTGCACGCAGCCACACCCGTGCGAAAAACGCTCATGCGCATGGGGTTGGGCACCAAGGGGTAA
- a CDS encoding aminotransferase class V-fold PLP-dependent enzyme gives MNALLPNVDPDGLLEYSVVFTDRSLNSMSQAFQGVMNDISSMLKDVYNADAVALVPGGGTFGMEAVARQFAQDTDVLVVRNGWFSFRWSQILDAGGFAKDVTVMKARQTGNAPTSPFAPAPIEEVVAKIREAKPGIVFAPHVETSAGVILPDAYITALAEAAHEVGALMVLDCIASGCAWVDMKAMGVDVLISAPQKGWSAQPCAGLVMMSERAVARMEETESNSFASNLKGWHNIMKAYENGGHAYHATMPTDALRVFRDTMVETQEFGFEKLKDAQWALGNGVRAMLAEKGVQSVAAEGFGAPGVVVSYTNDPAIKSGAAFMEHGMQIAAGVPLQVDEPEGFMTFRLGLFGLDKLYDVDAALARLKAVIDKVFP, from the coding sequence ATGAACGCGCTGCTGCCCAACGTCGATCCCGATGGCCTGCTGGAGTATTCGGTGGTCTTCACCGACCGCTCGCTCAATTCAATGTCGCAGGCATTTCAAGGCGTGATGAATGATATCTCGTCGATGTTGAAAGACGTTTATAACGCTGACGCGGTGGCTCTTGTGCCGGGTGGTGGAACCTTTGGGATGGAGGCCGTGGCCCGCCAGTTCGCGCAGGACACTGACGTGCTTGTCGTCCGTAATGGCTGGTTCAGCTTCCGCTGGTCGCAAATCCTCGACGCGGGCGGGTTTGCGAAAGACGTCACGGTGATGAAAGCGCGCCAGACGGGCAACGCGCCGACCTCGCCGTTCGCGCCCGCGCCCATCGAAGAAGTCGTGGCCAAAATCCGTGAGGCCAAGCCCGGCATCGTGTTCGCGCCCCATGTCGAAACCTCCGCCGGGGTCATACTGCCCGACGCCTACATCACCGCCTTGGCCGAGGCCGCGCATGAGGTCGGCGCGCTGATGGTGCTCGATTGCATCGCGTCGGGCTGCGCCTGGGTCGATATGAAGGCGATGGGCGTCGATGTCCTGATCTCCGCCCCGCAGAAGGGCTGGTCGGCACAACCTTGCGCGGGCCTTGTCATGATGTCCGAGCGTGCTGTGGCGCGGATGGAAGAGACGGAATCGAACTCCTTCGCCAGCAACCTCAAGGGCTGGCACAACATCATGAAAGCATATGAGAATGGCGGCCATGCCTATCACGCGACCATGCCCACCGACGCGCTGCGTGTGTTCCGGGACACGATGGTCGAGACGCAGGAATTTGGCTTTGAAAAGCTGAAAGACGCGCAATGGGCGTTGGGCAACGGCGTCCGCGCGATGTTGGCTGAGAAGGGCGTCCAATCCGTCGCCGCCGAGGGCTTCGGCGCACCCGGCGTGGTGGTGAGCTACACGAACGATCCGGCGATCAAATCCGGCGCGGCCTTCATGGAGCATGGGATGCAGATTGCCGCGGGTGTACCGTTGCAAGTGGATGAGCCTGAAGGCTTCATGACCTTCCGTCTAGGTCTGTTCGGCCTCGACAAGCTCTACGATGTCGACGCGGCTTTGGCGCGGTTGAAAGCCGTGATCGACAAGGTCTTTCCGTAA
- a CDS encoding Lrp/AsnC family transcriptional regulator has translation MTPDATDLSILRHLARDATLKASEIGRRVGLSQPATWRRIQRLTEAGIIAGRRLSLDAEKLGFGVTVFLGVKLSTKSRTNLEDFERAITAIPEVQTVEHVLGLYDYRLRVTARDLPDFERVLRRRIMTLPSVGNVEANVLLSEEQRPGPLG, from the coding sequence GTGACCCCCGACGCCACAGACCTTTCCATTCTTCGGCACCTTGCCCGTGACGCGACGCTGAAGGCGTCCGAGATCGGCCGCCGCGTGGGCCTCAGCCAGCCCGCCACATGGCGGCGTATCCAACGCCTGACGGAGGCCGGGATCATCGCGGGCCGCCGCCTGAGCCTCGATGCCGAAAAGCTCGGCTTCGGTGTGACGGTCTTTCTGGGCGTCAAACTCTCCACCAAATCGCGCACCAACCTCGAAGATTTCGAGCGTGCGATCACTGCGATCCCCGAGGTGCAGACGGTCGAACATGTGCTTGGACTCTACGACTACCGCCTGCGCGTCACAGCCCGCGATCTGCCCGATTTCGAGCGCGTCCTGCGCCGCCGCATCATGACCCTGCCAAGCGTCGGCAATGTGGAGGCCAACGTGCTGCTTAGCGAAGAACAGCGCCCCGGCCCGCTCGGCTGA
- a CDS encoding Lrp/AsnC family transcriptional regulator has product MLDDSDRRLLRHLQADPSQPVGALAEAARLPLATAYKRLEKLHSSGAIKGQHAIINWQALGYAVEVSLRIILDKTNPRAFDEFLDAARDVPEVIEIQTFLGRVDARLKIIAKDLGEYQQIYRNRILTLPHIADIEALMQVATIKNSQSLPL; this is encoded by the coding sequence ATGCTTGACGACAGCGACAGGCGGCTTCTCCGCCATCTGCAAGCCGACCCCTCCCAACCCGTGGGTGCTTTGGCCGAGGCTGCGCGCTTGCCGTTGGCCACGGCCTACAAACGGCTGGAAAAGCTGCACTCCAGCGGCGCCATCAAAGGTCAGCACGCGATCATCAACTGGCAGGCGCTTGGCTATGCGGTTGAGGTCTCGCTTCGCATTATTCTCGATAAAACCAACCCGCGCGCGTTCGATGAATTTCTTGATGCCGCCCGCGATGTGCCCGAGGTGATCGAGATCCAGACTTTCCTGGGCCGCGTCGACGCGCGACTGAAGATCATCGCCAAGGACCTTGGCGAGTATCAGCAGATCTACCGCAACCGCATCCTGACCTTGCCGCATATCGCGGATATCGAGGCGCTGATGCAGGTTGCCACGATCAAAAACTCGCAGAGCCTGCCGCTGTGA
- the ilvC gene encoding ketol-acid reductoisomerase, whose product MRVYYDRDCDVNLIKDMNVAILGYGSQGHAHALNLRDSGAKNVVVALREGSASAAKAEGEGLKVMGIAEAAAWCDLIMFTMPDELQAETYKKYVHDNLKDGAAIAFAHGLNVHFGLIEPKPGVDVIMMAPKGPGHTVRGEYTKGGGVPCLVAVDNDASGKALEIGLSYCSAIGGGRSGIIETNFREECETDLFGEQAVLCGGLVELIRMGFETLVEAGYAPEMAYFECLHEVKLIVDLIYEGGIANMNYSISNTAEYGEYVSGPRVLPYEQTKKEMKAILTDIQTGKFVRDFMAENQVGQPFFKGTRRMNDAHQIEEVGEKLRAMMPWISDGKMVDKSKN is encoded by the coding sequence ATGCGCGTTTATTATGATCGCGATTGCGATGTGAACCTGATCAAAGACATGAACGTGGCCATCTTGGGCTACGGCAGCCAAGGCCACGCCCATGCGCTGAACCTGCGCGACTCCGGCGCGAAAAACGTGGTCGTCGCCCTGCGCGAAGGCTCCGCCTCTGCCGCAAAAGCCGAAGGCGAAGGCCTCAAGGTCATGGGCATCGCCGAAGCGGCGGCCTGGTGTGACCTGATCATGTTCACCATGCCCGATGAATTGCAGGCCGAGACCTACAAGAAATACGTCCACGACAACCTCAAAGATGGCGCAGCGATCGCTTTTGCCCACGGCCTGAACGTGCATTTCGGCCTGATCGAGCCCAAGCCCGGCGTCGACGTCATCATGATGGCCCCCAAAGGCCCCGGCCACACCGTGCGCGGCGAATACACCAAGGGCGGCGGCGTGCCCTGCCTTGTGGCCGTGGACAACGACGCCTCCGGCAAAGCGCTTGAGATCGGCCTGTCCTACTGCTCTGCCATCGGTGGTGGCCGTTCGGGCATCATCGAGACGAACTTCCGTGAGGAATGCGAAACCGACCTGTTCGGTGAGCAGGCAGTTCTGTGTGGCGGCCTCGTTGAGCTGATCCGCATGGGCTTCGAGACGCTGGTCGAAGCGGGCTACGCGCCCGAGATGGCGTATTTCGAGTGCCTGCATGAAGTGAAGCTGATCGTGGACCTGATCTACGAAGGCGGCATCGCGAACATGAACTATTCGATCTCGAACACGGCGGAATACGGCGAGTACGTCTCCGGCCCGCGCGTTCTGCCCTATGAGCAGACGAAGAAAGAGATGAAGGCGATCCTGACCGACATTCAGACCGGCAAGTTCGTGCGCGACTTCATGGCCGAAAATCAGGTGGGCCAGCCGTTCTTCAAAGGCACGCGCCGCATGAACGACGCGCACCAGATCGAGGAAGTCGGTGAAAAGCTGCGCGCCATGATGCCGTGGATCTCTGACGGCAAGATGGTCGACAAGTCCAAGAACTGA
- a CDS encoding GyrI-like domain-containing protein, with protein sequence MEFITKDLPEQNYIYVDRECGYGPEIAEAMGSAFGEVYGFVQENGITPLSMPLTVYLGMDPKVLRFRAGFAVSAEDAARVNGTIKADTLPGGATMTGVHVGPYDRMNETHQAMWAHMEADGIKGGMPIWEVYVDDPDTVEADKLRTEIYCTLG encoded by the coding sequence ATGGAATTCATCACGAAAGACCTGCCCGAACAAAACTACATCTACGTTGACCGCGAATGCGGCTATGGCCCTGAAATCGCCGAAGCCATGGGATCGGCCTTTGGCGAAGTCTATGGCTTTGTTCAGGAAAACGGGATCACGCCACTCTCAATGCCCCTGACGGTCTATTTGGGCATGGACCCCAAGGTGCTGCGCTTTCGGGCCGGTTTCGCGGTGTCGGCGGAAGATGCCGCGCGGGTCAACGGCACGATCAAAGCCGATACCTTACCCGGCGGCGCAACCATGACGGGTGTCCATGTCGGGCCCTATGACCGGATGAACGAAACCCATCAAGCGATGTGGGCGCATATGGAAGCCGACGGGATCAAGGGTGGCATGCCGATTTGGGAGGTCTATGTCGACGATCCCGATACGGTGGAGGCCGACAAATTGCGCACCGAGATTTATTGCACGCTTGGTTGA
- a CDS encoding GNAT family N-acetyltransferase: MKVTIRPALSDDRPAIEAASRETWDAHRARQPFAFAENGWDFGMARWHEIAFRGPTAEPLGESGNLFLADAGGQMVGFVLLSWHLRADVEDMPDGAILDIWVHPDWRHKGVGQNLVGFAKDMATEADWDSLTADVWTGAPSSGLFEAAGFAPQSTTWRFGPDRPARARVKREEAKAESEDRWWKWAVLLVIVACFAAIMMTQQ, translated from the coding sequence ATGAAAGTCACCATCCGCCCCGCCCTGTCCGACGACCGCCCCGCCATTGAGGCGGCCAGCCGGGAAACGTGGGACGCGCACCGCGCGCGCCAACCCTTTGCTTTCGCCGAAAACGGGTGGGACTTCGGCATGGCGCGCTGGCACGAAATCGCCTTTCGCGGACCAACGGCGGAACCGCTTGGCGAAAGTGGCAATCTGTTTCTGGCCGATGCGGGTGGGCAGATGGTCGGCTTCGTGTTGCTCAGCTGGCATTTGCGCGCCGATGTGGAAGATATGCCAGACGGCGCGATCCTCGATATCTGGGTCCATCCCGATTGGCGGCACAAAGGCGTGGGGCAGAATTTAGTGGGCTTTGCCAAGGACATGGCAACAGAAGCCGACTGGGACAGTCTGACAGCGGATGTCTGGACAGGTGCGCCCTCAAGTGGGTTGTTCGAAGCGGCTGGCTTTGCGCCGCAAAGCACAACATGGCGCTTCGGCCCCGACCGTCCGGCGCGGGCACGGGTGAAACGCGAAGAAGCAAAGGCCGAGTCTGAGGATCGCTGGTGGAAATGGGCCGTACTGCTGGTGATCGTGGCTTGCTTCGCCGCCATTATGATGACCCAGCAATGA